Proteins encoded together in one Sylvia atricapilla isolate bSylAtr1 chromosome 2, bSylAtr1.pri, whole genome shotgun sequence window:
- the FUT4 gene encoding alpha-(1,3)-fucosyltransferase 4: protein MAGRGGGSTSPPPGPGVGAERRRRQPPQPRDALPGPAGAVLGAERRQRAAGMAAALRRCRWRRRLRGRRWALAAGLLSAAAALALYSALPEPAGADGEAVTVLLWWEPFGRPRRLPDCRRRYNISGCRLSADRSLFGEAQAVLFHHRDLARHGAEGLPRGSPPRPPRQRWVWMNFESPSHSPGLRGLAGLFNWTMSYRRDSDVFIPYGYLYVPPAPRPLVLPRKTRLVAWVISNWNEEHARVRYYRQLKEHLPIDVYGARGLALAEGGLVETVSAYKFYLAFENSQHTDYITEKLWRNAFSASAVPVVLGPRRANYERFIPPDSFIHVDDFPSPRLLATYLKFLDKNKPSYRRYFAWRKKYEVHVTSFWDEHFCKVCDAVRAAGNQIKTVRNLASWFES, encoded by the coding sequence ATGGCCGGGAGGGGCGGCGGCAGCACCtccccgccgccggggccgggcgtGGGGgcagagcggcggcggcggcagccgccccagccccgggatgcgctgcccggccccgccggtGCCGTGCTCGGGGCAgagcggcggcagcgggcgGCGGGGATGGCTGCGGCCCTGCGGCGCTGCcgctggcggcggcggctgcgcgGGCGGCGGTGGGCGCTGGCGGCCGGGCTGCtgagcgccgccgccgcgctcgcCCTGTACTCGGCGCTGCCCGAGCCGGCCGGGGCGGACGGCGAGGCCGTGACcgtgctgctgtggtgggagcCCTTCGGCCGCCCGCGGCGCTTGCCCGACTGCCGGCGGCGCTACAACATCAGCGGCTGCCGCCTCAGCGCCGACCGCAGCCTGTTCGGCGAGGCGCAGGCGGTGCTGTTCCACCACCGCGACCTGGCCCGGCACGGCGCCGAGGGGCTGCCCCGAGGCTCCCCGCCGCGGCCCCCGCGCCAGCGATGGGTGTGGATGAACTTCGAGTCGCCGTCGCACTCGCCCGGCCTGAGGGGGCTGGCCGGGCTCTTCAACTGGACCATGTCCTACCGCCGCGACTCCGACGTGTTCATTCCCTACGGGTACCTCTACGTGCCGCCGGCGCCCCGGCCCTTGGTCCTGCCCCGCAAGACGCGGCTGGTGGCCTGGGTCATCAGCAACTGGAACGAGGAGCACGCCCGGGTGCGCTACTACCGCCAGCTGAAGGAGCACCTGCCCATCGACGTGTACGGGGCGCGGGGGCTGGCGCTGGCCGAGGGCGGCCTGGTGGAGACCGTGTCAGCCTACAAGTTCTACCTGGCCTTCGAGAACTCCCAGCACACCGACTACATCACCGAGAAGCTCTGGAGAAACGCTTTCTCCGCCAGCGCCGTGCCCGTCGTCCTCGGACCCCGCCGGGCCAACTACGAGCGCTTCATCCCCCCCGATTCCTTCATCCACGTCGACGACTTCCCCAGCCCCCGGCTGCTGGCCACCTACCTGAAATTCCTCgataaaaacaaacccagctaCAGGCGGTACTTTGCCTGGAGGAAAAAGTACGAAGTCCACGTCACCTCGTTCTGGGATGAGCATTTCTGCAAGGTCTGCGACGCTGTCAGGGCAGCTGGGAACCAAATAAAGACTGTTCGAAATCTGGCCAGCTGGTTTGAAAGCTGA
- the C2H11orf97 gene encoding uncharacterized protein C11orf97 homolog yields the protein MGSTVAVSLSGPGVALAASTTRQKCVYVEPPRRVKEILEEHFHFQEEECNVKHPAAVSLEGVWNVKNNFSIRSLEPVSQNSNNLLLQPQFYSRHARMKSKSQ from the exons ATGGGGAGCACAGTGGCCGTCTCTCTGAGTGGCCCTGGGGTGGCTTTGGCTGCCAGCACAACCC GGCAGAAATGTGTATATGTTGAGCCACCTAGGAGAGTTAAAGAAATACTGGAGGAGCACTTTCATTTTCAGGAAGAAGAATGCAATGTTAAACATCCAGCTGCAG TGTCTCTGGAAGGAGTTTGGAATGTGAAGAACAATTTCTCCATTAGAAGCCTGGAACCAGTGTCACAGAACAGCAACAATTTACTTTTACAGCCTCAATTCTACTCAAGACATGCAAGAATGAAAAGTAAGAGTCAATAA